From one Streptomyces sp. R41 genomic stretch:
- the lepB gene encoding signal peptidase I — MGGESSTRTAPRSGGASKAQAGGRVGQRLSGLAVALGLVLFLGGFAWGAVVYRPYTVPTSSMTPTIDAGDRVLAQRIDGSEVRRGDVVVFRDKTWVTNAAVVKRVVAVGGDTVSCCTNGKLTVNGKQIDEPYLPKGSLAEITNIPTVKVPEGRLFLLGDERQGSLDSSAHLTDAAGGTVSRNAVSARVDAVVWPMNGMLKRPTGWETLGSLSQPGPLRLMVGAVIAGAVLVLGGAAYGPIAGRAGRRSRARTEPAGAR; from the coding sequence ATGGGTGGCGAGAGCTCGACACGTACGGCCCCGCGCAGCGGTGGCGCAAGCAAGGCCCAGGCGGGTGGCCGGGTCGGACAGAGGCTGTCCGGACTGGCTGTCGCGCTGGGCCTGGTGCTGTTCCTCGGAGGGTTCGCCTGGGGGGCGGTGGTCTACCGGCCGTACACCGTGCCCACCAGTTCGATGACGCCGACGATCGACGCCGGTGACCGGGTACTGGCGCAGCGCATCGACGGCAGCGAGGTACGCCGCGGTGACGTCGTCGTCTTCCGCGACAAGACCTGGGTCACCAACGCGGCCGTGGTCAAGCGCGTGGTCGCCGTCGGCGGCGACACGGTCTCCTGTTGCACCAACGGCAAGCTGACCGTCAACGGCAAGCAGATCGACGAACCGTATCTGCCCAAGGGCAGTCTGGCGGAGATCACGAACATCCCGACCGTGAAGGTGCCCGAGGGACGCCTGTTCCTGCTCGGCGACGAACGCCAGGGCTCTCTGGACTCCAGCGCCCACCTCACGGACGCGGCCGGCGGCACGGTGTCGCGCAATGCCGTGAGCGCCAGGGTCGACGCCGTCGTCTGGCCCATGAACGGCATGCTGAAGCGGCCGACCGGCTGGGAGACGCTGGGCAGCCTCTCCCAGCCGGGACCGCTGCGCCTGATGGTCGGCGCGGTGATCGCCGGTGCGGTGCTCGTCCTGGGCGGCGCGGCGTACGGTCCGATCGCCGGCCGCGCGGGCCGACGTAGCCGGGCCCGGACGGAGCCCGCGGGTGCCCGCTGA
- a CDS encoding NUDIX hydrolase, with amino-acid sequence MTPDEYRGGLRKVARVVLLDPEERILLLHGHEPDDPADDWWFTPGGGLEGAETREQAALRELAEETGITEVELGPVLWRRTCSFPFAGRRWDQDEWYYLARTTQTATVAAGLTDLERRSVAGARWWTCQELTEAHETVYPTRLAELLRRVLDEGPPATPEVLDTEIV; translated from the coding sequence GTGACCCCGGACGAGTACCGGGGCGGGCTGCGGAAGGTCGCCCGTGTGGTGCTGCTCGACCCCGAGGAACGCATTCTGCTGCTGCACGGGCACGAGCCGGACGATCCCGCCGACGACTGGTGGTTCACGCCCGGCGGCGGCCTGGAGGGCGCCGAGACCCGAGAGCAGGCCGCGCTGCGGGAACTCGCGGAGGAGACCGGAATCACCGAGGTCGAGCTGGGCCCGGTGCTCTGGCGGCGGACGTGCTCCTTCCCGTTCGCGGGGCGCCGCTGGGACCAGGACGAGTGGTACTACCTGGCCCGTACGACCCAGACGGCCACGGTGGCCGCGGGGCTGACGGATCTGGAACGGCGCAGTGTCGCCGGAGCACGCTGGTGGACGTGCCAGGAACTGACCGAGGCACATGAGACGGTGTATCCGACCAGACTCGCCGAGCTGCTGCGCAGGGTGCTCGACGAGGGTCCCCCGGCCACGCCCGAGGTCCTCGACACGGAAATCGTCTAG
- a CDS encoding DUF2469 domain-containing protein has translation MSAEDLEKYETEMELKLYREYRDVVGLFKYVIETERRFYLTNDYEMQVHSVQGEVFFEVSMADAWVWDMYRPARFVKQVRVLTFKDVNIEELNKSDLELPGG, from the coding sequence ATGAGCGCCGAGGACCTCGAGAAGTACGAGACCGAGATGGAGCTGAAGCTCTATCGGGAGTACCGCGATGTCGTCGGTCTGTTCAAATATGTGATCGAGACCGAACGGCGCTTCTACCTCACCAATGACTACGAGATGCAGGTGCACTCGGTCCAGGGCGAGGTGTTTTTCGAGGTGTCCATGGCGGACGCCTGGGTGTGGGACATGTACCGCCCCGCTCGCTTCGTGAAGCAGGTACGCGTACTCACGTTCAAGGACGTGAACATTGAGGAGCTGAACAAGAGCGACCTGGAGCTGCCGGGCGGCTGA